A portion of the Bacteroidota bacterium genome contains these proteins:
- a CDS encoding 3-hydroxybutyryl-CoA dehydrogenase has protein sequence MGQGIAEAIATQGTEVTLVDKTTRLAERGVQGIKEAIDREIGKWGLTESDKRAIMARIYPSSDLSMADHAEIVLEAIPEDLAMKRDLFEKLDTICQPDALLITNTGTISVSEIAAVTERPEKIIGMHFLNPVTKIPVVEIVKGFHTDAETFAKAVEFARLLDKEHITVNEYPGYVTTRIIVPLLNEAMHVL, from the coding sequence ATGGGTCAGGGTATCGCCGAGGCCATCGCCACGCAGGGCACCGAGGTCACGCTGGTCGACAAAACGACGCGGCTGGCCGAACGCGGTGTCCAGGGAATCAAAGAAGCAATCGACCGCGAAATCGGCAAATGGGGTCTCACCGAATCGGATAAACGGGCAATCATGGCCCGCATCTACCCGTCATCGGACCTCTCCATGGCCGACCATGCCGAAATCGTCCTTGAGGCGATTCCTGAGGATCTCGCGATGAAGCGCGACCTTTTCGAGAAACTCGATACGATCTGCCAGCCCGATGCGCTTCTGATCACGAATACCGGCACTATCTCCGTTTCGGAAATCGCGGCCGTAACCGAGCGGCCCGAGAAGATTATCGGCATGCACTTCCTCAATCCGGTCACGAAAATTCCGGTGGTCGAGATTGTCAAAGGCTTTCACACCGATGCGGAGACGTTTGCCAAGGCTGTTGAATTTGCCCGTCTGCTCGACAAAGAACACATCACGGTCAACGAGTATCCCGGCTATGTGACAACCCGCATTATCGTGCCGCTCCTGAATGAGGCGATGCATGTCCTGAT